In Clavibacter phaseoli, the DNA window CGGCTCGTTCACGACGATCATCGGCATGACATTGATCCTGCCGATCCTCCCCCTCTACGTCCGGGACCTCGGCGTCGACGACCCGCGTGAGGCCACCCTCTGGTCCGGCATCGCCTACGCGGCGACGTTCCTGACCGCGGCGCTGACGGCCCCGCTGTGGGGCTACCTCGGTGACCGGTTCGGGCGGAAGCCCATGCTGATCCGCGCGAGCCTCGGCATGGCCATCGCCATGTCGCTGATCGGACTGGCCCAGGACGTGACCCAGCTCGTGCTGCTGCGCCTGCTCGTCGGGCTCCTCGGCGGCTACGCGTCGGGATCGACGATCCTCGTGGCCGCCCAGACCCCGAAGGAGCGCTCGGCCTGGGCCATCGGCGTCCTCTCGTCCGCGATCATGGCCGGCACGATCGCCGGCCCGCTGGTCGGGGGGACCCTCGCGCAGTCCATCGGCGTGCAGGGCGCGTTCCTGGCGACGGGCGGACTGATCTTCATCGCCTTCATCGGCACCAGCGTGTTCCTCCGGGAGGTCCCCCGGGACGGCACCGCACGCGCCGGCTCGCGGCGAGCGGGGTCCTGGGCCGCCGTGCCGCACAAGCTGGCGATCCTCGCCCTGCTGAGCCTGTCGACGCTGCTCACCTTCGCGACGATCTCCGTGGAGCCGATCATCGCATCCCACGTCCAGAGCCTCACCGGCTCCACCGACGGCCTGGCGATCTCGTCCGCGGTGGTCTTCTCGCTCACGGCGCTCGGCACGATCCTCTCCGGCCCGAACCTCGGACGCATGGCCGACCGGATCGGGCACATGCAGGTCCTCGTGGTGAGCCTCGTCGCCGCGACGCTCCTCCTCGCGGTGCAGGCGCTCGCGACGGATCTCGTCACGTTCGCGATCCTGCGGTTCCTCACCGGCGTCGCCCTGGGCGGGATCACACCGAGCGTCGTCGCGACCATCCGGCGGCTCCTCCCCGACACGAGCGTCGGGCTGGTGCTGGGGTACAACGTGTCCGCGCAGTACGTCGGCCAGGTCGCCGGCCCGATCCTCGCGGGCGCGATCGGCAGCACCGCAGGCACCAGCGCCGTCTTCCTCACCACCGCGGGGGTGACCGCCGCAGGTTTCGTCACGGCGGCGGTCATCCGGCGGCGCTCCCGCGCGCAGCTCGCCGCGTAGCACCGCCGCGAGGAGCTCGCTGAGACGAGGAGGTGCACGACGACGACGACCGCGCCGGCCGCCCTGCATCAGGTGGCACGGGCGAGGAGAGGGCCAGGGGAGCGAGGAGCACTGAGCGTCCAATGCTCTTGTTACCGTGAACAATCTGCACTACGTTCAGCGTGTCGATGAGGCCTCACGTCCTCTCCCACTCGACTCGCGATGCGCACTCGCGCCTCCGCTCCCCCGCGTCGGGTTCATGGGTGAATCCGGAGAGGAACCGTCAATGTCGACGTCCCCCCTACCGAAGAGGCTCGAACCGAGGACCATGCGCGTGCCCGTCGTGGCCGGCGTGGCGTCGATCGCGCTGCTGGTCTCGTGCGCCGTGCCCGTGGTCGCCGCGTCGGCGGCCGACACGGTCCCGTCGCCCGAGCAGAGCCTCCTCGCCGACTTCACCTTCGACGCCGCCCCCACCGGCGGGGCGTTCGTCGATCGCACGACGCGTGCCTCCGTCGTCGGTGCCCCGGACCTCGT includes these proteins:
- a CDS encoding MFS transporter: MTHPSPPPAASRVWRRNLLVCALGSFTTIIGMTLILPILPLYVRDLGVDDPREATLWSGIAYAATFLTAALTAPLWGYLGDRFGRKPMLIRASLGMAIAMSLIGLAQDVTQLVLLRLLVGLLGGYASGSTILVAAQTPKERSAWAIGVLSSAIMAGTIAGPLVGGTLAQSIGVQGAFLATGGLIFIAFIGTSVFLREVPRDGTARAGSRRAGSWAAVPHKLAILALLSLSTLLTFATISVEPIIASHVQSLTGSTDGLAISSAVVFSLTALGTILSGPNLGRMADRIGHMQVLVVSLVAATLLLAVQALATDLVTFAILRFLTGVALGGITPSVVATIRRLLPDTSVGLVLGYNVSAQYVGQVAGPILAGAIGSTAGTSAVFLTTAGVTAAGFVTAAVIRRRSRAQLAA